In the genome of Calothrix sp. PCC 6303, the window AATTTGCCCCAATAGAGTTGCATTTAAATAAGTCCGGGAAAAATGTAGGGTGATGGCTTCATTAAAATCCAATCCAATGGAACGTTCCCCCATTGCCACAGCGAATATTCCACCCCAAGCAGCACTGACTAATGGACGATTAATTGACCAATTTAAGGGACACAGTATACCAGGAATTGCTTGGGCGGCAATTTTCCTTGTCCAAATTGGCAGTAAAGTGGTGATGGGTCGTGCTTGAAGTACCCACAATGTTTGACCGTCGTAACTCCATTCAATATCTTGGGGTATGCCGTAGTAATGTTCTTCTAAGTGCCGAGCTAAGTAGGCTACTTGCTTGATGATTGGGGCGGGGACTTTACCTTTGCCTTCTAGATGCACAAAGGATGTATTATCAGTTTGCACTACAAAGGCGCGATATTGCTCTGGTGTCACCCTGCCGGAAACAACTTGTGTGGGGTTGCCAACAACGGCTTCAACAACCACAGCATCAACTTCTTGGGTGATGGGATCACGGCTAAAGGCAACACCCGAATAGACGCTATTAACTTGTTGCTGAACTAACACAGCCATACCGCTTGTTTTCAAGTTACGTTGCTTGCGACCATAGGTATCACTTCTATACTGAACGGCTGATGGTTTATTATGGGATGCTTGGGTGCGTGCGATCGCGTTTTGCAATCCCTGCTTGGTGGTGACATTCAGGGTACTGTCATATAACCCAGGCGCAGAGGCAATTTCACTATCTTCTCCAATCGCCGAAGAACGCACCACCAGGGGCGATAATTCTGATGGTTGGAGGAAATCAATTAACTTTTGAGGATCATCATAGGGGAGAATTAACCAACCTTTGGGAACTGGATAACCCCAACGTTTAATTTCCGAAAGTTTTGCGGCTTTATCACCGACAAATACTGCTTCCAAATCATCATCTAAGCTTAAAAGATCCTGGTACCCACGGAAAAAGGTTGCGGGTACTGGAGAATCTTCTGGTGTTTCCAGACTAAATACTTCCCCACCATCTGGATGTTGTTGATCGATCCAAGCTAGGATGACAGCGAGTGCGATCGCTGCAAAAATCCTCAACCCATCATCGATATGCAAAATCGCCACAATTACCGGGAAAACCACCAGAATCCCAATCTTGGCAAATTGCCTAGAGCGGATAATTGTAAAGCTAACAGTCGCCATTAACAACAGAAATGCTGTTGCTAAAGGATCATGAACTGCAAATCCCCAAATGACGTTAATTGTAGCGGTACTTTTGGCAAACCAATATCTACCAACAGTTAAGGTAATTAGGGCGATTATTTCCCAAGCAGAGGCATCAGGAAAACAAGCCCGTGCCAGTAGAACTGCAACAATACCCTTAAATGCTTCCGAGAGCAAGGCTAGCATTCCCACAGGAGTTCCCCCATGGTAAAAAGCTCCAGCAATGCTCATATTCACAATTCCGAACCGTGCTAACTGCTTTTTCGCCAGCGCGAAAGTAATCCAAGCAATTAGCGGTAATCCTCCCAAAATTGGACAGATTACGAATATAACTAAGAAACCCCAGAGTTCAAGCATCCTCAAATTTGGATTTTAGTTTACATTTAACTCTAAAATCTAAAACCCAAAAACTAACAACAATTTTTTCAATT includes:
- a CDS encoding glycerol-3-phosphate acyltransferase, producing the protein MLELWGFLVIFVICPILGGLPLIAWITFALAKKQLARFGIVNMSIAGAFYHGGTPVGMLALLSEAFKGIVAVLLARACFPDASAWEIIALITLTVGRYWFAKSTATINVIWGFAVHDPLATAFLLLMATVSFTIIRSRQFAKIGILVVFPVIVAILHIDDGLRIFAAIALAVILAWIDQQHPDGGEVFSLETPEDSPVPATFFRGYQDLLSLDDDLEAVFVGDKAAKLSEIKRWGYPVPKGWLILPYDDPQKLIDFLQPSELSPLVVRSSAIGEDSEIASAPGLYDSTLNVTTKQGLQNAIARTQASHNKPSAVQYRSDTYGRKQRNLKTSGMAVLVQQQVNSVYSGVAFSRDPITQEVDAVVVEAVVGNPTQVVSGRVTPEQYRAFVVQTDNTSFVHLEGKGKVPAPIIKQVAYLARHLEEHYYGIPQDIEWSYDGQTLWVLQARPITTLLPIWTRKIAAQAIPGILCPLNWSINRPLVSAAWGGIFAVAMGERSIGLDFNEAITLHFSRTYLNATLLGQIFHRIGLPLESLEFLTTNSKINIPIVDTIASNLPGFLRLIGRELSLRQDFRRERRRRFIIGLSQLAQESAEDLDPPGLLVRIEYTLDLLSRATYYSVLAPLSAAFRQKIFKVKDSEINNRLAPEIVAMTALQELATEAKKILPVFDPDNLFEDLNVSEEGQRILSELTQITRRYGYLSENSDIATPTWQEKPEAAREMFVQLMLGSEPSTPKRSPRRGWVQNRVDLNGLVTETYLQLQAELRWCFLALEKQWLDSGILQQAGDIFFLEFTEIEKLITTPDNITISRLQVIVWQRRSLLARDRNLNTAPLLVYGDAPPIIPALMPALEPDQVMQGTTASPGQAEGRIKVLRNLQELPEIEPDTILVIPYTDSGWTDLLIRAQGVIAETGGRLSQSCILAREYKIPMIVDVSNATWVLQDGQRVKLDASRGIVEISNDLRPE